The nucleotide window TCCCATTTCGGGTGTTCTCAATAGCGGACATTCGCCACGAAACGTTTAAACCCGCCCTTCCATCCCATAGGGTTTCATGCGGCGCCAACGCGCCGCAGGAGGACTAAACCATGAAAGCCATCATCCGCAAGGATGACCAGGCGGTGTCTCCCGTCATCGCGACGATTTTGATGGTCGCGATCACGGTGGTACTCGCCGCGGTGCTGTACGTCATGGTGTCCGGCCTGATTTCAGGGCCGGGCCCGACGAAGCCGTTCGT belongs to Thermoplasmata archaeon and includes:
- a CDS encoding archaellin/type IV pilin N-terminal domain-containing protein, translated to MKAIIRKDDQAVSPVIATILMVAITVVLAAVLYVMVSGLISGPGPTKPFV